One Ilumatobacter coccineus YM16-304 genomic window, CCCATGCGATTGAGGATCTCGGCGCGTTCGGGCGACGACACGACGCCGATCGGGGTTCCACCGCCGTTGAGGACGTACTGCGTGGCGTAGCCGCCGATGCCGCCCGTGGCACCCCAGATCAGCACGCTGTCGCCCTGCTTCATGCGGGCCCCGTTGTCGCTGACGAGCATGCGGTAGGAGGTGGAGTTGCACAGCGCGTTGACCGCCGCCTCCTCCCACGTGAGGTGCGTCGGCTTGGGCATGAGCTGGTTCGCCTTGACGATCGACAGGTCGGCGAGGCCGCCGAAGTTCGTCTCGAAACCCCAGATCCGCTGGTTGGCGGCGAGCATGGAGTCGTCGTGCGCCGACGGGTCCTGGTCGTCGACGTGGTTGCAGTGCACCGTGACACGATCGCCGGGCTTCCAGTTGCGCACGGCCGAACCGACGCGCAACACGACGCCCGAGGCGTCGGAACCGACGATGTGCTCGTCACGCTGGTGACGTGCTGCGAACTCGCTCTCGCGAGCGAGGCGATCGAGGAAACCGAACGTCGGGAGCGGCTCGAAGATCGAGGTCCACACCGTGTTGAAGTTGATGCTCGACGCCATGACGGCGAGGTACACCTCGTCGGGAGCCAGCTCGGGAGTACGCACCTCGTCGACGTGCAGGCTCTTGCGCGGATCCTTGTCCCACGAGTCGACACCTTCGAACATGTCGGCCTCGTCGCGCTTGACGTACGCCGCGCGGTAGCTCTCGGGAATGGGGAGACTGGCGATCTCCTCGCCGCTCGCACCGGCTTGGATCGCTTCGAGAATCTTGTCCATGGCGGGAGGTTACCGATGGGTAACAGGCCGGACCAAAGCGAGTAGCCCATCGACGTCGCCCCGACCCGTCAACGGTCTGCGTCACCACGCCGACGCGCAGAGCGTCGGTGTCGTACGCCGTTCGCCGACTGCGAGTCGTCTTGCCGCGGCGAAGAGTCGCTGGACTAGTTTCGGGAAATGGCTACCAACGGTTCGTACATCATTGCCGGCGCTCGCACCCCGATCGGGAAGATGAGCGGCGCGCTCGCGTCGTTCTCGGCCGCCGACCTCGGTGGCTTCGCCATCGCCGCAGCACTCGAGCGTGCGGGCGTCGCCCCCGACGAGGTCGACCACGTCATCATGGGCCAGGTGCTCATGGCGGGCCAGGGGCAGGTGCCGAGCCGTCAGGCCGCCAGCAAGGCCGGCATCCCGATGTCGGTCCCCGCCGTCAACGTCAACAAGGTCTGCCTCTCCGGCCTCAACTCGATCTACCTCGCCCACCAGATGGTGGCGATGGGCGACGCCGACATCGTGGTGGCCGGTGGCATGGAGTCGATGACCAATGCTCCGTACCTCGCCGACGGTGCTCGCGGCGGGTTCCGCTACGGCAACACCGAACTCCGCGACGCGATCATCGCCGACGGCCTCTGGTGCTCGTTCGATCAATGCCTCATGGGCCTCGGCACCGAGCGCTACACCGGCGACAGCATCTCGCGGCAGCAGCAGGACGAGATGGCCGCGGCCTCCAACGAGCGAGCGGCGAACGCCATCAAGGAAGGACGCCTGTCCGATGAGATCGTGAGCGTCGAGGTGCCGCAGCGCAAGGGCGACCCGATCCTCGTCGAGCACGACGAAGGCGTGCGTCCGGGAACCACGGTCGACACGCTGGCCAAGATGCGTCCCGCCTTCGACCCCGACGGCACCATCACCGCAGCCAACGCGTCGCAACTGTCCGACGGCGGATCGGCCGTGATCGTCATGTCGAAGGCCGAGGCCGAGCGACGCGGCGTCGAACCGCTCGGCGAGTTCGTGTCGTACGGCATGGTCGCCGGCCCCGACAACGCGTCGCTGCTGTCGCAGCCGAGTCGAGCCATCATGAACGCCGCCGAGAAGGCCGGCATCGCCATCGCCGACCTCGACCTCTTCGAGATCAACGAGGCGTTCGCTGCCGTCGGGATCGCCTCGATCGGCGAACTCGGCATCTCCGACGAGATCGTCAACGTCAACGGCGGCGCCATCGCACTCGGTCACCCGATCGGCATGAGCGGCAACCGACTCGCGCTCACCCTGCTGCACGAACTCAAGCGTCGCGGCGGTGGTGTCGGCGCTGCCGGCCTGTGTGGCGGTGGCGGCCAGGGTGACGCGATCATCCTCAAGACGGTCTGACACGACGGTCCGACACGACGGTCTGACACGACGGTCTGACGACCCGAGAGCAGGGCAAACGCGAGAATCTTTCGTTCCGTGGCGTTGATTCCACGTTGAGTGAGTAAGCTCTCTCCGTGTTCGAAAGTTCGCTCAACGTCAGTTTTTCCGCTGATTCTGATGAGATTCTGACGATCGACCTGTCTTTTGTCCCAAGTTCTTGACAAGAGCTCAGAATTTTCGTAATGTAATCGCAACAACTTGATCGCTCGACCGCCACCGTGACACACGGAGGTGATCGACAGCCTCTGAGGCATCATCGAAATGAACCGGCCCGTCCGCCCGCTACCGGTTCGTGGAGATGGTGCCTCAGTTCATTTTCGGGTGCGGTCGGCTCAGAGCACCGAGCGAGCGTCGATGTCGACGCAGTGCTCCAGGATCCGAGTGCTGTAGGCGGCGGCCAGCTCAGCACCGCGGTCGTTGCCCGTGTCGAAGCTCCCGAGGAGCGACATCGCACCCGACAGGTAGTACATCGCCGCCTCCCGATAGTGGAGCAGGCAGTCGTCCCACGAGTAGTCGACGCCCGCTGCGGTGACCGCCGCATGCCAGCGACCGAGCAGCGACTCCCAGTTCGCCGCCGCGACGTCGCGATCGATGCTCGTTCCGATGAAGTAGGCGATGTCGGCCACGCCCCGACCGCGCAGCATCAACTGGAAGTCGATCACTGCGATCCGCGACGGGTCGTCCTTGGCGAACAGGATGTTGTCGAGCCGGGTGTCGCCGTGAGCAACGGTCGCGGGCCCGCCCGCCGTGCGCTCCAGGAGTTCTTCGAACACCGGGTCGATGTCGAGGGCGAGCGCGATCGCCTCCGGCGACACGCGATCACTCCAGGCGTCCTGCAGCACCGGCAGACCAGCGCGGTAGATGCCGGGGACCGCAGCGGCGTACGCCGGCGCATTCGGATACGGCACCCAGTCCATCGACGCCAGGTCGTCGTGCTCCCACCAGTGCGCATGGAACCCGGCGAGTTCGTCGATCACCGACTCCGCTTCTGCGATCGTGGCCCCGACCACCTGATCGCCGACGTCGTAGTCGCCCGACAGGTCCTCCATCAGCAGCACGAACCGACCGTCGTCACCCCGGATCGACACGTGCGGCGTGGGCACGCGCAACGAGGTCGTCGGAGCCATCGTCTCGAAGAAGTTGAGCTCGCGTTCGTAGATGCCCAGCACGATCGCGACTTCGAGATTGGCGGGCTCCGAGCACGGCATCTTCGCGACGAGCGACGCAGGCGCCGAGCCGTCGCCGCCCGACGTCGTCAGGTGCAGGCGCGCGATCGCCCCCAAGATGCCCGTTCCCTCGCCGATGTCCGACGCACGGACCTCGTCGACCGTCGCTCCACCCAGCACATCGTCGGGCAACACCGCGGTCAGCCATTCGGCGGTGATCGAGAACGGGTCGGCCGGCACATCGATGGTCATGCCCCATCGTCGCGAGCACGCGGCGACGATGACGAGCCAGACGTCACACGTGACGGAGCGAGACGGTGCGAGCGGGTTCGCGTCGTCAGTCGTCGAGCGCGCTGCGTCGGCCTTCGAGGGCACGACCCAACGTCAGTTCGTCGGCGTACTCGAGGTCGCCACCGACCGGAAGGCCGCTCGCGATGCGCGTGACCGCGAGTCCGATCGGCTTGAGCAGCCGAGCCAGGTACATCGCCGTGACCTCGCCCTCGGTGTTCGGGTTGGTGCACAGGATGACTTCGTCGATCCCTTCGGGCCCTATGCGTGACACCAGTTCGCGGATCTTGAGCTGTTCAGGTCCGATGCCCTCGAGTGGGCTCATCGCACCGAGCAACACGTGATACCTGCCCCGGAACTCGCCGGTCTTCTCGATGGCGACGATGTCCCGTGACTCCTCGACCACGCACACGATGCTGTTGTCACGCGACTCGTCCTTACAGATCGGGCAGTAGGTGTCTTCGGCCACGTTGAAGCACCGCTCGCAGAATCGGACCTTGGCCTTGGCGACGGTGATCGCCTCGGCGAGGCGTGCCACGTCGTCGGCCGGGATCTTCAGCAGGTGGAACGCGATCCGCTGCGCCGACTTCGGTCCGACGCCCGGCAGGCGTCCGAGCTCGTCGATGAGCACCTGAACCGGCTGGGTGTAGGTGGAGGCCATCAGTAGATGTCGTCGACGAGTTCAGACCCGGGAAATGCGTCGGCCAGGCGGTCGATCGGGGTCTTCACCGTTTCGGGCGGAGCGT contains:
- the ccrA gene encoding crotonyl-CoA carboxylase/reductase is translated as MDKILEAIQAGASGEEIASLPIPESYRAAYVKRDEADMFEGVDSWDKDPRKSLHVDEVRTPELAPDEVYLAVMASSINFNTVWTSIFEPLPTFGFLDRLARESEFAARHQRDEHIVGSDASGVVLRVGSAVRNWKPGDRVTVHCNHVDDQDPSAHDDSMLAANQRIWGFETNFGGLADLSIVKANQLMPKPTHLTWEEAAVNALCNSTSYRMLVSDNGARMKQGDSVLIWGATGGIGGYATQYVLNGGGTPIGVVSSPERAEILNRMGCEAVIDRKAAGYQFWSDEHTQDESEWRRFGKDIRAVNGGEDVDIVFEHPGRSTMGASIFAAKRGGTVVTCAATSGYMVEFDNRHFWMKLKKLLSSHFANYAESYAANRLIDQGRIQPLLTDVFSLDQVGEAALQVHHNKAEGKLGVLCLSPEEGLGIDDPEKRDRIGEDKITVFRNS
- a CDS encoding acetyl-CoA C-acetyltransferase, which produces MATNGSYIIAGARTPIGKMSGALASFSAADLGGFAIAAALERAGVAPDEVDHVIMGQVLMAGQGQVPSRQAASKAGIPMSVPAVNVNKVCLSGLNSIYLAHQMVAMGDADIVVAGGMESMTNAPYLADGARGGFRYGNTELRDAIIADGLWCSFDQCLMGLGTERYTGDSISRQQQDEMAAASNERAANAIKEGRLSDEIVSVEVPQRKGDPILVEHDEGVRPGTTVDTLAKMRPAFDPDGTITAANASQLSDGGSAVIVMSKAEAERRGVEPLGEFVSYGMVAGPDNASLLSQPSRAIMNAAEKAGIAIADLDLFEINEAFAAVGIASIGELGISDEIVNVNGGAIALGHPIGMSGNRLALTLLHELKRRGGGVGAAGLCGGGGQGDAIILKTV
- a CDS encoding phosphotransferase: MTIDVPADPFSITAEWLTAVLPDDVLGGATVDEVRASDIGEGTGILGAIARLHLTTSGGDGSAPASLVAKMPCSEPANLEVAIVLGIYERELNFFETMAPTTSLRVPTPHVSIRGDDGRFVLLMEDLSGDYDVGDQVVGATIAEAESVIDELAGFHAHWWEHDDLASMDWVPYPNAPAYAAAVPGIYRAGLPVLQDAWSDRVSPEAIALALDIDPVFEELLERTAGGPATVAHGDTRLDNILFAKDDPSRIAVIDFQLMLRGRGVADIAYFIGTSIDRDVAAANWESLLGRWHAAVTAAGVDYSWDDCLLHYREAAMYYLSGAMSLLGSFDTGNDRGAELAAAYSTRILEHCVDIDARSVL
- the recR gene encoding recombination mediator RecR; translation: MASTYTQPVQVLIDELGRLPGVGPKSAQRIAFHLLKIPADDVARLAEAITVAKAKVRFCERCFNVAEDTYCPICKDESRDNSIVCVVEESRDIVAIEKTGEFRGRYHVLLGAMSPLEGIGPEQLKIRELVSRIGPEGIDEVILCTNPNTEGEVTAMYLARLLKPIGLAVTRIASGLPVGGDLEYADELTLGRALEGRRSALDD